The Nitratidesulfovibrio sp. SRB-5 genome includes a window with the following:
- a CDS encoding deoxyribonuclease IV, with product MPQFGAHMSVAGGLWRAVEHAVSVGAQALQVFTANQRRWEVPCLSDDDARRFRAAVADWGGGFVASHASYLFNLASPDEDAGARSVRGLAEEIGRCGLLGIPWVVLHPGAHLEGGDRQTVEHAAHRVAARLAAAFDAAGRLHPHADGVGVLLENTAGQGTCLGGDVADLGRIVDACPARERLGVCIDTAHACAAGYDLATEDGYARLMAAVEGAVGLGRVRLFHVNDSATPCGARSDRHAHIGLGHVGAAGFARLVRDPRFAAHPMVLETHKGKDLAEDRRNLRVLRRLAAGDDPGKAACDVEGLKE from the coding sequence ATGCCGCAGTTCGGAGCGCACATGTCCGTGGCCGGGGGGCTCTGGCGCGCGGTGGAACACGCCGTGTCGGTGGGGGCGCAGGCCTTGCAGGTGTTCACCGCCAATCAGCGGCGGTGGGAGGTGCCCTGTCTTTCGGATGATGACGCAAGGCGCTTTCGTGCAGCCGTGGCCGACTGGGGCGGGGGCTTCGTGGCATCGCACGCCTCGTACCTGTTCAATCTCGCCTCGCCCGACGAGGACGCCGGAGCGCGCTCGGTGCGCGGGTTGGCGGAAGAGATCGGGAGGTGCGGCCTGCTGGGCATTCCGTGGGTGGTACTGCATCCCGGTGCGCATCTGGAAGGAGGTGATAGGCAGACCGTGGAGCACGCCGCCCATCGGGTGGCCGCGCGGCTGGCCGCGGCCTTCGACGCGGCGGGGCGCCTGCATCCCCATGCCGACGGCGTGGGCGTGCTGCTGGAAAATACCGCCGGGCAGGGCACCTGCCTTGGGGGCGATGTGGCGGACCTTGGACGCATCGTGGATGCCTGTCCGGCCCGCGAACGGCTGGGGGTGTGCATCGACACGGCCCATGCCTGCGCCGCCGGGTACGACCTGGCGACGGAGGACGGCTACGCGCGGCTGATGGCGGCGGTGGAGGGCGCGGTGGGGCTTGGGCGGGTGCGCCTGTTCCACGTCAACGACAGCGCCACGCCATGCGGCGCGCGCAGCGACCGGCACGCGCACATCGGGTTGGGGCACGTGGGGGCCGCCGGGTTTGCCCGGCTGGTGCGCGACCCGCGTTTTGCCGCCCACCCCATGGTGCTGGAAACGCATAAGGGCAAGGATCTGGCAGAGGACCGCCGCAACCTGCGGGTGCTGCGCCGCCTTGCCGCGGGTGATGACCCGGGCAAGGCCGCGTGCGACGTGGAAGGGCTGAAGGAATAG
- a CDS encoding Hpt domain-containing protein produces MPDHPVLDRSGAMRRLELDAESYGQLLALMTLEVGGMLDALAEAWRNGDVAAMRQYAHRLKSEAANVGAEEVRFAASRLEQLLRQREGADSGSPPASTTRFSPLEHAGLSGQHVSGQHVSGQPVSGPHMSGAHMSGAHMSGPHMSGAHVLPPGEASAAVSHLRTALARLAAVLGQ; encoded by the coding sequence TTGCCGGATCATCCCGTCCTTGACCGGTCCGGCGCCATGCGCCGCCTGGAACTGGATGCCGAAAGCTACGGCCAGCTTCTGGCGCTGATGACCCTGGAGGTTGGCGGCATGCTGGACGCCTTGGCCGAGGCCTGGCGCAATGGCGATGTGGCGGCCATGCGCCAGTATGCCCACCGGCTGAAAAGCGAGGCTGCCAACGTGGGGGCTGAAGAGGTGCGCTTTGCCGCAAGCAGGCTGGAGCAGTTGCTGCGGCAGCGGGAAGGGGCGGACAGCGGGTCCCCGCCTGCTTCCACCACGCGCTTTTCCCCCTTGGAGCATGCCGGGCTGTCAGGACAGCACGTGTCAGGGCAGCACGTGTCAGGGCAGCCTGTGTCCGGGCCGCATATGTCCGGGGCGCATATGTCCGGGGCGCATATGTCCGGGCCACATATGTCCGGGGCGCATGTTCTCCCGCCGGGCGAAGCCTCGGCGGCGGTCAGTCATCTGCGCACGGCGCTGGCCCGACTTGCCGCCGTGCTCGGCCAGTAG